A genomic region of Vitis vinifera cultivar Pinot Noir 40024 chromosome 7, ASM3070453v1 contains the following coding sequences:
- the LOC100255543 gene encoding glycine-rich protein 5-like, giving the protein MAKWFIMAVLALAVAHTTARTVPSDAGLDDQKNIATFGGLGGFAGVGDSGLPFGGLGGVSGVGGGIGSAGGLGGTGGLGSLGGLGGTGGLGTLGGIGSGVGTGGGLGGPGGGAGSPPFP; this is encoded by the coding sequence atggCAAAGTGGTTTATCATGGCAGTGCTTGCCCTAGCAGTGGCTCACACCACTGCAAGGACTGTGCCTAGTGATGCTGGTCTCGATGACCAAAAGAACATCGCCACCTTTGGCGGGCTCGGTGGCTTTGCAGGAGTAGGTGATTCTGGACTGCCATTTGGTGGGCTAGGTGGAGTCAGCGGAGTTGGCGGAGGAATCGGTAGTGCAGGTGGACTAGGTGGGACAGGAGGGCTCGGCAGCTTGGGTGGCTTGGGTGGCACCGGTGGTCTCGGAACCCTAGGCGGCATAGGCAGTGGAGTGGGCACCGGTGGTGGACTCGGTGGTCCTGGTGGTGGCGCTGGTTCTCCTCCTTTcccttga